AGCACGCCGACCTCACGCGCGCTGAGATCGGGCACCTTGCTCTTGATCTTCGTCAGCAGCGACTCCGACGTGGGGTCGACCGCCGCGCCGGGCCCGCCTGCGAGCCCGGTCAACGCGTCGCCCCGCAACGGCCCCTGCATGATGCGCTGGTAGACCCAGAGCACGTAGAGGGCCGCCAGGATCATGCCGATCGCGGCGAGCACCGTGTAGACGGGCTCACGCGGGAACGATCCGATCAGCACGAGGAACTCGCTGACGAAGGAGTTCGTGCCCGGCAGAGCCAACGAGGACAGTCCGGCCACCAGGAACAGACCGGCCAACACCGGGGTGACCCGCGACATGCCGCCGTAGTCCTGGATGAGCCGCGATCCGCCCCTGGCGATCACCATGCCCACCACGAGGAACAGCATTCCCGTGGAGATGCCGTGGTTGACCATGTAGAGCACCGCGCCGCTCTGCGCCTGGCTGCTGAACGCGAAGATGCCCAGCGCGATGAAGCCGAAGTGGGCCACCGATGTGTAGGCGACGAACCGCTTCATGTCGCTCTGGCCGACCGCGAGCAGCGAGCCGTAGAGCACTCCGGCGACCGCCAGCACCAGGATCACCGGCGCCAGTTCCACGCTGGCGAGCGGGAACAGCGGGAGGCAGTACCGCAGGAAGCCGAACGTACCGATCTTGTCGAGAACACCGACCAGCAGAACGCCTGCTCCGACCGGCGCCTCGGCACCGGCGTCCGGCAGCCAGGTGTGCAGCGGTACCAACGGCGCCTTGATCGCGAAGGCGATGAAGAAGCCGAGGAACAGCCAGATCTGGGTGCTCAACGGAGCATCGGAGATCGTTGCCTGCAGCGTCGCCCAGTCGAAGGTGCCCTGGCCCAGCTCGTCCGCGCTGACGACGTAGACGCCGATCACGGATGCGAGCATGATCAGCCCGCCGAGCAGGGAGTACAGGAAGAACTTGACGGCGGCGTACTGCCGACGCGGCCCACCGAAGCGGCCGATGATGAAGTACATCGGCACCAGAACGGCCTCGAAGAAGACGTAGAACAGCAGCACGTCGGTGGCGGCGAAGACGCCCACCATCAGCGACTGCATCACCAGCAGCAGGGCGAAGTAGCCCGCCTTGGTGCGTCCCTCGGGAAGCCGTTCCTCCCAGGAGGCGCCGAGCACGATCGGCACCAGGATCGCGATCAGGGCGATCATCACCAGCGCGATGCCGTCGACCCCGAGCGAGAAGTGCACGCCGAACGCGGGAATCCAGTCGACCGAGCTGGTCAGCTGCATCCTCGGCCCGCTCGGGTCGAACGCCGTCCAAGCCAGGACGGCCAGCACCAGTTCTCCCAGGGAGAAGCCCAGTGCGGCGATCTTCGCGGTTCGCTCGTTCCCTCGCAGGAAGGCGACGACCAGCGCGCCGACGAGCGGCAGGATCAGCAGCGCCAAAAGCACCATGGAACCGCTCACCTTTCCTCCCTCATGCTCACGGTCAGCGTGTTACCGACGTCCTTCGACCCCGTGGTCACGAGAACCTCACTATCAACAGAGCCGCGATCACGAGGACCGAGCCTCCCAACATGCTCAACGCATAGGAGCGGACGAAACCGGTCTGAGTCCGGCGGAGCCGCCCGGAGGAACCGCCGAGCAGCGCGGCGGTGCCGTTCACGACCCCGTCGACGCCCTTGTTGTCGACGTAGACCAGGGCCCGGGTCAGCCACGTGCCCGGCCGGGCGAACAGCGCCTCGTTCAGCACGTTCCCGTAGAGATCGGCGCGGGCGGCGCGCACCGGCAGCGAGACCCTGGTGGGTCGCTGGGCGGGCACCCGGCGCACTCCGAAGAGCAGCCAGGCCGCGAGCACACCGAGCGCGGAGAGTCCCACCACGATGAAGGGGATCACCGAGTGCGGCAGGACGCCGTGGTGTTCCACCAGGCTGCCCAGCGAGGGCTGCAACCAGTTGACCAGCCAGTCGCCGGACTGGAGCAGGAAGCCACCGGCCACCGAGCCCACCGCGAGCACGATCATCGGGGCCGTCATCGACACCGGGGACTCGTGCGGGTGGAAGTCGCGACCGTCGGCGGACTTCTGGTCCTTCCACCGTTCCGGACCGAAGAAGGTCATGATCATCAGACGCGTCATGTAGAAGGCCGTCAACGCGGCACCCAGAGCGGCGGCACCGCCGAAGACCCAGCCGCGCCAACCCGGCTCGGCGAAGGCGGCGGCCACGATGGCGTCCTTCGAGTAGTACCCGGAGAAGAACGGGAAACCGATCAACGCCAGGTAGCCGAGCGCGAAGGTGATGAAGGTGACCGGCATGTACTTGCGGAGGTTGCCGTACTTCCGCATGTCGACCTCGTCGTTCATGCCGTGCATGACCGAGCCCGCACCCAGGAACAGTCCGGCCTTGAAGAAGCCGTGGGTCAGCAGGTGGAAGATACCCAGTGCGTAACCCGCCGGGCCGAGGCCGACCGCCAGGATCATGTAGCCGATCTGGCTGACCGTCGAGTAGGCGAGGACCTTCTTGATGTCGTCGTAGGCACAACCGATGATGCAACCGATCAGCAGCGTCAGCGCACCGATGATGGTGACGATCAGCCTGCCGTCCTCGGTCAGCGTGTAGATCGGGTTGGACCGCGCGATCAGGTAGACGCCCGCGGTGACCATGGTCGCCGCGTGGATGAGGGCCGAGACCGGGGTCGGGCCCTCCATCGCGTCGGGCAACCAGGCCTGCAGCGGGAACTGACCGGACTTACCGCAGGCACCGAGCAGCAACAGCAGCGCGATGGCCAGCAGCACGCCGGGCGACAGCTCGCCCGCCCTGGCGAAGACCTCGGTGTACTGGGTGGTGCCCAGCTCGCGGAACATCAGGAAGATGGCAACCGCGAGACCGACGTCGCCGACCCGGTTCATCAGGAAGGCCTTCTTGGCCGCGCTGGCCGCTGCGGGCCTGCGCTGCCAGAAGGAGATCAGCAGGTAGGAGGCGAGACCGACGCCCTCCCAACCCAGGTACAGCGTCACGAAGCTGTTGCCGAGAACCAGGATCAGCATCGCGGCGACGAACAGGTTGAGGTAGGCGAAGAATCGCCGTCGCTCACTGTTGGACTTGCCGGTCAGACCATCGCTGTCATGGCTCATGTAGCCGATCGAGTAGATGTGGATCAGGGATCCGACACCGGTGATCAGCAGTACGAACACCATCGACAGCGGATCGATGCGCAGCCCGAACTCGACGTTGAGCGCACCTGCGGGGATCCAGTCATAGATGTGCAGCTCCTGAACCCGCTCGGAGCCGGACCGACCTGCCATCGAAAGAAACACCGCGAGCCCGTAGGCGAAGGCGGCGATCACCGTGGCAGTGCCGAGCAGGTGACCCCAGGCGTTGGTGCGCTTCCCACCGATCAGCAGCACCACCGCACCGATCAACGGCAACGCAATCAGCAGCCACGCGTATTGAGCCACGCCCTCGGCGATGCTCGGTTCGGCGAGCGAGCCTTGGGCGGCCAGGAACGTCTCCACGCTCGACCCCTCAGTACTTCAACAGGTTGGCATCGTCGACCGAAGCCGAACGACGCGTCTTGAAGATCGACATGATGATGGCCAAGCCGACCACCACCTCGGCCGCCGCGACGACCATGACGAAGAAGGCCATGATCTGGCCGTCCAATGTTCCGTTGATCCTGGCGAAGGTCACCAACGTCAGGTTCACGGCGTTGAGCATCAGCTCGACGCACATGAAGACCACGATGGCGTTGCGTCGCACCAGCACGCCCACCGCGCCGATGGTGAACAACAGCGCCGAGAGCAGCAGGTAGTAGGTCGGTGTCACGCCCTACCCTCCTCACTACTGGTGTCGGTCGCCTCGGCGGCATCCGAAGCCGCCGAGCGCTTGCTCTCAACCGAGTCGGCATCGGATGCCTTCTCGGACGTGGTTGTCGCGTCCGAATCCTCTTGCGCCGCAACCGAACCGTCGTCGCCGGTCAACTCCCGGGCGCCCGGCCCGGGAACGCTACCCGAGACGCTTGCGGTCTCCGCGTCGAGCCGCTCGAGCGCGGTCGACTCGATCAGATCGGACAGCGATTCCGGGGCCACCGAGCCGTCCGGCAGCAACGCGGGCGTCGCAACGGAGTTGGCGGTGGCGAAGACACCGGGGCCGGGCAGCGGCGACGGACGCGAGAGCTCGCCCCGGAACCGGGCCTCGACCCGCTCCCGCTGGGTGAGCTTCACCTTGTCGCGCTTGTCGACCAGCACGAAGACCAGCGCGCCGACGGTGGCCACGACCAGCAGCGCGCCGGTCAGCTCGAACGGCCACAGGTAGTCGGTGAACAGCGACTCGCCGATCGCGCCCACGTTTCCGCCCGGCGCGCCGTTCACCTGGTCGAGACCGACCGAGTCCACCGCGTCGAGCGAGCGAACCAGCGCGCCGACGGCCAGGATGCCGAAGCCGATTCCGAAGAGCGCCGCCAACAGGCGTTGGCCGCGCAACACTTCGACCACCGAGTCGGCACTATCTCGGCCGACCAGCATCAGCACGAACAGGAACAGCATCATGATCGCGCCGGTGTAGACGATGATCTGCACGATGCCCAGGAACGGCGCCTGCTGGACCATGTACATCACACCGAGCGACAGCATCGTCATGACCAGCCACAACGCCGAGTGCACGGCGTTGCGCGCGAAGATCATGCCGAGGGCGCCGAGCAGCGCGGCCGGACCCAGGATCCAGAACGCGATGGCCTCGCCCGTACCGATCACATCGGCGACGGGCTCCGAGCCGGGCTGCGGCGCCGGAACGGCGGCGAGCACCGAGGACCGCAAGGTGGTGAGGACGTCGATACTCACCGGCGTGCCTCCTCGGAACCGGTCTCCACCGTCGCGCCCGTGGGAACGCCCGCCTTCCTGGCGAGCTCCGGTCCGTTGACGTAGTAGTCCTGCTCGTCCTTGCCGAGCCGCATCGGGTGCGGGGGCTGCTCCATGCCTTCGAGCAGCGGAGCGAGCAGGTCCTCCTTGGTGAAGATGAGGTCCTGTCGGTTGTCGTTGGCCAACTCGTACTCGGTCGTCATCGTGAGCGACCGGGTCGGGCAGGCCTCGACGCACAACCCGCAGCCGATGCAGCGCAGGTAGTTGATCTGGTAGTCGGCGCCATAGCGCTCACCCGGCGAGAAGCGGGCCTCCTCGGTGTTGTCCCCACCCTCGACGAAGATCGCGTCGGCGGGACACGCCCAGGCGCACAGTTCGCAACCGACGCACTTCTCCAAGCCGTCGGGGTGCCGGTTGAGCTGGTGGCGGCCGTGGAAACGCTCCGCCGGAATCTTCTTGACCTCGGGGTACTCCTCCGTGGCCACCTTCTTGAACATCGTCGAGAAGGTGACACCGAAGCCCTTGAGGGGATCAAACAGTCCCATCGCCGCCCTCCTTCGGGGAGCTGGCCGGTGCGGAGCGGGTGGCACCGTCCGCGTTGCCTTCGGTGCGCGCAGAATCGCCGGACTTGCCCCGCCGACCGGACACGGCCGCCGGTTCCCGGCCGCCCTTCGCGGTCAGGCTGCGTCGCTTCGGGGTCTCGGGCACCTTGAGGTCCAGCGGCGGCAGCGGATAGCCACCGCCGGACACCGGCGGGCCCTCCGGCGGCGGCACCGCCCGGTCCGGGATCAGGAAGCTGGCCGCCACCACGATGATGAGCAGCACGCCGAGGGCGATCATGATGTGCACGGAGCTGACGCCCTCCGAGGTGCGCAGCACCCGGATGGCCGCCACCAGCACGAACCAGCCCAGCGCGACCGGAACCAGAATCTTCCAGCCCAGGTGCATGAACTGGTCGTAGCGGAACCGAGGCAGTGCGGCCCGAACCCAGATGAACAGGAACAGACAGGCCGCGAGCTTCAGCGCGAACCACAACAGCGGCCACCAGCCGGTGTTGAGGACGCCGTCACCGATCTGGGACAGCGGCCAGGGAGCCGCCCAACCACCGAGGAACATCGTGGTGGCCAACGCCGAGACGGTGACCATGTTGACGTACTCGGCGAGGAAGAACATCGCGAACTTCAGCGAGGAGTACTCGGTGTGGAAACCACCGACCAGCTCCGATTCGGCCTCGGGGAGGTCGAAGGGCGCGCGGTTGGTCTCACCGATCATCGAGATGATGTAGATCACGAAGCTGACCGGCAGCAGGAAGATGAACCAACCCTGATCCATCTGCGCGGAGACGATCTCGGAGGTCGACAGCGATCCGGCGAAGAACACCACGCTGGCGATCGCCAGGCCCATCGCGATCTCGTAGGAGATCACCTGTGCTGCGGAACGCAGCGCACCGAGCAGCGGGTAGGGCGAACCGGAGGACCAACCGGCCAGCAGGATGCCGTACACACCGATCGAGGCGCAGGCCAGCACCACGAGCACGCCTGCCGGAACCTCGGCGAGCTGTAGCACCGTGCGCTCACCGAAGATCGTCACCTCACCGCCGAGCGGGATGACGCCAAGGGCGAGCAGCGCGGGGATCGCCGACAGGATCGGGGCGAGGAAGTACACCCACTTGTCGGCCATCGCCGGGCGGATGTCCTCCTTGAACGCGAGCTTCAAGGCGTCGGCGAGTGACTGAAGAATGCCGAACGGTCCGGCCCGATTGGGGCCGGGGCGCTGCTGCATGCGGCCGATGATCCGACGCTCGGCCCAGATCATCAGAATCGTGATGACGACCGGGATGGCGAAGATCGCGACGACCTTGATCAGGATCAACCAGATCGGGTCATCGGCCAGCAACTCGGCTGCGGGGTTCATCGGTCTCCTCCGTTCTGGACCCCGTCGAGGTAGACCAGCGAACCGTGCCCGGCGGCGAGACTGCGTCGCACCGTCGAGTCACCGGAGTTGCCGGGCAGCCAGACCACGTCATCGGGCAGGTCAGCCGGGCTCAGCGGCAACGCCACCGAACCACGATCGGTGCGCACCGTGAGCAGATCGCCCTCGGCGAGCCCGAGGCGGGCGCTGGTCACCGGCGAGAGCCGGGCGACCGGTGTCCGCGCGGTGCCCGCCAGACTCGGCTCCTCCTCCTGGAGGGAGCCGTTGTCCAACATCTGCCGCCAGGTCGCGAGGTGCAGCTGCTCCGAGGTCGGTGCGCGTCGGGTCGGCGGTGCCACGGTCGGCGCGGGAATCCGCGTGCCGTCGTAGCCGCCGAGCCGGGCCAGGTCGCCCGCCGAGGCAGCAGCGGTCTGGGTGAACAGGTCGACGTCCATCTCCACGGCCAGCGTGTCGAGCACCCGGCAGTCGGGCAGGACGCCGGTGCCGTCGATCGTCGTGACGAATGGGCGGTGCCTGCCCTCCCAGTTCAGGTAGCTGCCTGCCTTCTCGACCGAGGGGGCGATCGGCAGCACCACGTCGGCGCGCTCGGTGACCGCGCTGGACCGCAGTTCCAGGCTGACCAGGAAGCCGACCTTGTCCAGGGCTCGCTCGGCGAGCTCCGGGTCGGGCAGGTCGCCCGGGTCGACTCCGCCGACCACCAGCGCGTCCAACTCGCCCGCCGCAGCCGCGGCCAGCACACCCGAGGTGTCCCGTCCCGGCGTCGCGGGCAGGGTGCCCGCCTGCAGACCCCAGGCCGATTCGACCTCGTTGCGGGCCGCCTCGTCGGTGACCGGCCTACCGCCGGGCAGCAGCGTCGGGACGGCGCCTGCCTCCAGGGCGCCCCGCTCACCGGCCCGACGCGGGATCCACGCCGCCTTGGCACCGGTGCGCTCCGCGAGCCGGTGCACGGCCGAGAACAGTCCGGGGACCTCCGCAGCGCGCTCGCCGACCAGGATGACCGCGTTCGACGCGCTCAGCGCCTCCTCGACGTCCTTGCCGTGGGTGGACAGGGCGTCCAGCGCCGCAGCCTCGCCACCGGGAACGCAGGCGAGCAACGCACCGCCCGGGTCCGGCAGACCCGGGTTGACCCGCTTCGTGGTCTTGCGCACGCCGGGCGAGGTCCACTGTCCGAGGTGGAAGACCTTGGTGCCCTTCTTCCTGGCGGCCTTGCGCAGCCGGAGGAAGACGATGGGAGCCTCGTCCTCCGGTTCGAAGGCCACACAGAGCACGCTCGGTGCCGCTTCCAGCGCGGCGAAGGTGACGCCGCCCGACTCCGGCGAGGTGCCGACGACTCGCGAGCCGAGGAACTCCAGTTCCTCCGCCGAGTGCGGCCGGGCTCGGAAGTCGATGTCGTTGGTGCCCAGGGCGATCCGGGCGAACTTGCTGTAGGCGTAGGCGTCCTCGACGGTGAGCCTGCCACCGGTGAGCACTGCGGCGCCCTTGCCGTCCCTGGCCGCCGCCAGGCCGTCGGCCGCGACGCGTAGCGCCTCGGTCCAGGAGGCGTCACGCAGCTCGCCGGTCTCGGCGTCGCGCACCTGCGGGCGGCGCAACCGGTTGGGAGCCGTCGTGTAGCGGAACGCGAAACGGCCCTTGTCGCACAGCCATTCCTCGTTGACCTCGGGATCGTCGCCCGCGAGCTTTCTGGTGACCTTGCCCCGCCGCCAGTCGCTGCGCTCGGCGCAACCGGAGGAGCAGTGCTCACAGACGCCCGGGGTGGACACCAGGTCGAAGGGACGCGCGCGGAACCGGTAGGCGGCGCTGGTCAGCGCGCCCACCGGGCAGATCTGGATGGTGTTACCGGAGAAGTAGCTCTGGTCGCCGCCTGCGACGGCAGACGACTCGCCACCCTCCAGCAGGTCCAGGCCGATGCTCGAGGTGATACCGCCCTCGGTGACCGCCGTGGAGGCGGTGCCGATCTGCTGCTGCGCACCGCGTTCGAGCAGGTCGAGGAAGTTGTCTCCCGCGATCTCCTTGGAGAACCGGGTGCACCGCTGGCAGAGCACGCAGCGCTCGCGGTCGAGAAGCACCTGGCTGGAGACCGCCAGCGGCTTGGCGAAGGTCCGCTTGTGCTCGTGGAACCGGGAGTCGGTCCGCCCGTGCTTGAGCGCCTGGTTCTGCAGCGGGCACTCGCCGCCCTTGTCGCAGATCGGGCAGTCCAGCGGGTGGTTGATGAGCAGCAGCTCCATCACACCCTGCTGTGCCTTGTCCGCCACCGGGGAGGTGCGCTGGGTGTTGACGACCATGCCGTCGGCGACCGTCATCGTGCAGGACGCCTGCGGCTTGGGCATCTTGCGCCCACCCATCTCGACGTCGACCAGGCACTGACGACAGGCGCCTGCGGGGTCGAGCAGCGGATGGTCGCAGAACCGGGGAACCACGATGCCCAGGCGCTCGGCGGTACGGATCAGCAGCTCGCCCTTGGGCGCGTCGACCTCGATGCCGTCGATGGTGAGCCGGACATGCCCTTCCGGCACCGGCGCCGTGTCGGTCTTCTTCTCAACAGAGGTCATCAGCGGGCTCCTGCCAGAGCGGGACTCGCGGGGTCGGCCGCGGTGCCATTCCTGTTCTTCTCGCAGAGGTCCAGGAACTCCTGCTTGAAGTACTTGATCGCGCTGGTGATGGGGCTCACCGCGCCGTCGCCCAGCGCGCAGAACGAACGGCCGAGGATGTTGTCGCAGACGTCGAGCAACGTCTCGATGTCGGACTCCAGGCCTTCGCCTCGGACCATCCGCTGCAGGATCTGCACCAACCAGTAGGTGCCTTCCCGGCAGGGGGTGCACTTGCCGCAGGACTCGTGCTTGTAGAACTCGGTCCACTTCATGACGGCCCACGGAACCGAGACCGTCTCGTTGAAGATCTGCAGCGCGGTGGTGCCCAGCATCGAGCCCGCTTCGGACGCGCCCTCGAAGTCCAGCGGGACGTCGAGGTGTTCTGCGGTGAACAGCGGGGTGGACGAGCCACCCGGAGTCCAGAACTTCAGCGGGATGCCGTCCTTCATGCCCCCGGCGAGCTCCAGCAGCTCCCGAAGGGTGGTGCCCATCGGCGCCTCGTACTGACCGGGCCGCTCGACGTGGCCGGACAGCGAGTAGATCTTCGGACCGGGCGAACGCTCGCGGCCCATCCGCCGGAACCAGTCCGACCCGCCGTTGACGATGTAGGGAACACTGGCGATCGTCTCGACGTTGTTCACCACAGTGGGCGAGGAGTAGAGGCCTGCGGTCGCTGGGAACGGCGGCTTCAACCGAGGCTGACCGCGCTTGCCCTCCAGCGAGTCCAGCAGCGCCGTCTCCTCACCGCAGATGTAGGCGCCCGCGCCTGCGTGCACCACCACGTCGAGGTCGAAGCCGGAACCGAGGATGTTCTTGCCCAGGTATCCCGCGCGATAGGCCTCCTGCACCGCCGCGTTGAGCCTGCGGATGCAGTGCAGTGCCTCGCCACGGACGTAGATCGCGGCGAAGTTCGCCCGGATCGCGAAGGAGGTGATGATGATGCCCTCGACCAACGAGTGCGGGTCCGCCATCATCAGCGGGATGTCCTTGCAGGTACCTGGTTCCCCCTCGTCGGCGTTGATCACCAGGTAGTGCGGCTTGCCGTCGCCCTGCGGAATGAATCCCCACTTCATACCGGTGGGGAAGCCCGCGCCGCCACGACCACGCAGCCCGGAATCCTTGACCAGGGTGATGAGCTGATCGGGGTTCGCGGCCAGCGCCTTGCGCAGCGCCGAGTAGCCCTCCAACTGCTCGTAGGTACGCAGTCCCCACGATTCCGGGGACAGCCACCGACGGGTCAGCACCGGGGTGAGCGGTGCCACCCCGTTCGAGTTCGGTTCACTCATCGCCGTTCTACTCCCTGCTTGCCCACCCGGCGCCTGTTGCCTCGCGGTACTCGGAGTCCCGAGGGTCTCGAAGCGCGCATCACTTCTTCTCCGGAACCGGAGGAAGATCCACGTCCTCTGGCATCGGCGGGGCGGTCCAACTCCGCTCGGCAGCCAGCCGGGCGCCGCGCACGGTCTCCGGGGCCGCCGACGGGCCCGCGAGATCGCCATCGCGCCCGTCGAAGAATCCGGCGAGCTGAAGTTCCGCCTGCTTGAAATCGGTGAGCGGCGCGCCCCTGGTCGGAGCGGGACGCTCGCCACGCTGCAGTGCTTCGACGAGTTCCGTCGCCGACTCCGGCGTCTGGTTGTCGAAGTACTCGTAGTTCACCTGGAGTACCGGGCCGAGGTCGCAGGCCGCCAGACACTCGGCGTGCTCCAGGGTGATCGAGCCGGGGGCACCCGGCTCGCCCGAGGTCTCCTCGTGGCCGACACCCAGCCGCTCCTTGAGCCGCG
This Actinoalloteichus hymeniacidonis DNA region includes the following protein-coding sequences:
- the nuoL gene encoding NADH-quinone oxidoreductase subunit L, whose amino-acid sequence is MAQYAWLLIALPLIGAVVLLIGGKRTNAWGHLLGTATVIAAFAYGLAVFLSMAGRSGSERVQELHIYDWIPAGALNVEFGLRIDPLSMVFVLLITGVGSLIHIYSIGYMSHDSDGLTGKSNSERRRFFAYLNLFVAAMLILVLGNSFVTLYLGWEGVGLASYLLISFWQRRPAAASAAKKAFLMNRVGDVGLAVAIFLMFRELGTTQYTEVFARAGELSPGVLLAIALLLLLGACGKSGQFPLQAWLPDAMEGPTPVSALIHAATMVTAGVYLIARSNPIYTLTEDGRLIVTIIGALTLLIGCIIGCAYDDIKKVLAYSTVSQIGYMILAVGLGPAGYALGIFHLLTHGFFKAGLFLGAGSVMHGMNDEVDMRKYGNLRKYMPVTFITFALGYLALIGFPFFSGYYSKDAIVAAAFAEPGWRGWVFGGAAALGAALTAFYMTRLMIMTFFGPERWKDQKSADGRDFHPHESPVSMTAPMIVLAVGSVAGGFLLQSGDWLVNWLQPSLGSLVEHHGVLPHSVIPFIVVGLSALGVLAAWLLFGVRRVPAQRPTRVSLPVRAARADLYGNVLNEALFARPGTWLTRALVYVDNKGVDGVVNGTAALLGGSSGRLRRTQTGFVRSYALSMLGGSVLVIAALLIVRFS
- the nuoH gene encoding NADH-quinone oxidoreductase subunit NuoH; amino-acid sequence: MNPAAELLADDPIWLILIKVVAIFAIPVVITILMIWAERRIIGRMQQRPGPNRAGPFGILQSLADALKLAFKEDIRPAMADKWVYFLAPILSAIPALLALGVIPLGGEVTIFGERTVLQLAEVPAGVLVVLACASIGVYGILLAGWSSGSPYPLLGALRSAAQVISYEIAMGLAIASVVFFAGSLSTSEIVSAQMDQGWFIFLLPVSFVIYIISMIGETNRAPFDLPEAESELVGGFHTEYSSLKFAMFFLAEYVNMVTVSALATTMFLGGWAAPWPLSQIGDGVLNTGWWPLLWFALKLAACLFLFIWVRAALPRFRYDQFMHLGWKILVPVALGWFVLVAAIRVLRTSEGVSSVHIMIALGVLLIIVVAASFLIPDRAVPPPEGPPVSGGGYPLPPLDLKVPETPKRRSLTAKGGREPAAVSGRRGKSGDSARTEGNADGATRSAPASSPKEGGDGTV
- the nuoI gene encoding NADH-quinone oxidoreductase subunit NuoI, whose protein sequence is MGLFDPLKGFGVTFSTMFKKVATEEYPEVKKIPAERFHGRHQLNRHPDGLEKCVGCELCAWACPADAIFVEGGDNTEEARFSPGERYGADYQINYLRCIGCGLCVEACPTRSLTMTTEYELANDNRQDLIFTKEDLLAPLLEGMEQPPHPMRLGKDEQDYYVNGPELARKAGVPTGATVETGSEEARR
- the nuoK gene encoding NADH-quinone oxidoreductase subunit NuoK, which produces MTPTYYLLLSALLFTIGAVGVLVRRNAIVVFMCVELMLNAVNLTLVTFARINGTLDGQIMAFFVMVVAAAEVVVGLAIIMSIFKTRRSASVDDANLLKY
- the nuoF gene encoding NADH-quinone oxidoreductase subunit NuoF translates to MSEPNSNGVAPLTPVLTRRWLSPESWGLRTYEQLEGYSALRKALAANPDQLITLVKDSGLRGRGGAGFPTGMKWGFIPQGDGKPHYLVINADEGEPGTCKDIPLMMADPHSLVEGIIITSFAIRANFAAIYVRGEALHCIRRLNAAVQEAYRAGYLGKNILGSGFDLDVVVHAGAGAYICGEETALLDSLEGKRGQPRLKPPFPATAGLYSSPTVVNNVETIASVPYIVNGGSDWFRRMGRERSPGPKIYSLSGHVERPGQYEAPMGTTLRELLELAGGMKDGIPLKFWTPGGSSTPLFTAEHLDVPLDFEGASEAGSMLGTTALQIFNETVSVPWAVMKWTEFYKHESCGKCTPCREGTYWLVQILQRMVRGEGLESDIETLLDVCDNILGRSFCALGDGAVSPITSAIKYFKQEFLDLCEKNRNGTAADPASPALAGAR
- a CDS encoding NADH-quinone oxidoreductase subunit G, which produces MTSVEKKTDTAPVPEGHVRLTIDGIEVDAPKGELLIRTAERLGIVVPRFCDHPLLDPAGACRQCLVDVEMGGRKMPKPQASCTMTVADGMVVNTQRTSPVADKAQQGVMELLLINHPLDCPICDKGGECPLQNQALKHGRTDSRFHEHKRTFAKPLAVSSQVLLDRERCVLCQRCTRFSKEIAGDNFLDLLERGAQQQIGTASTAVTEGGITSSIGLDLLEGGESSAVAGGDQSYFSGNTIQICPVGALTSAAYRFRARPFDLVSTPGVCEHCSSGCAERSDWRRGKVTRKLAGDDPEVNEEWLCDKGRFAFRYTTAPNRLRRPQVRDAETGELRDASWTEALRVAADGLAAARDGKGAAVLTGGRLTVEDAYAYSKFARIALGTNDIDFRARPHSAEELEFLGSRVVGTSPESGGVTFAALEAAPSVLCVAFEPEDEAPIVFLRLRKAARKKGTKVFHLGQWTSPGVRKTTKRVNPGLPDPGGALLACVPGGEAAALDALSTHGKDVEEALSASNAVILVGERAAEVPGLFSAVHRLAERTGAKAAWIPRRAGERGALEAGAVPTLLPGGRPVTDEAARNEVESAWGLQAGTLPATPGRDTSGVLAAAAAGELDALVVGGVDPGDLPDPELAERALDKVGFLVSLELRSSAVTERADVVLPIAPSVEKAGSYLNWEGRHRPFVTTIDGTGVLPDCRVLDTLAVEMDVDLFTQTAAASAGDLARLGGYDGTRIPAPTVAPPTRRAPTSEQLHLATWRQMLDNGSLQEEEPSLAGTARTPVARLSPVTSARLGLAEGDLLTVRTDRGSVALPLSPADLPDDVVWLPGNSGDSTVRRSLAAGHGSLVYLDGVQNGGDR
- a CDS encoding NADH-quinone oxidoreductase subunit M → MVLLALLILPLVGALVVAFLRGNERTAKIAALGFSLGELVLAVLAWTAFDPSGPRMQLTSSVDWIPAFGVHFSLGVDGIALVMIALIAILVPIVLGASWEERLPEGRTKAGYFALLLVMQSLMVGVFAATDVLLFYVFFEAVLVPMYFIIGRFGGPRRQYAAVKFFLYSLLGGLIMLASVIGVYVVSADELGQGTFDWATLQATISDAPLSTQIWLFLGFFIAFAIKAPLVPLHTWLPDAGAEAPVGAGVLLVGVLDKIGTFGFLRYCLPLFPLASVELAPVILVLAVAGVLYGSLLAVGQSDMKRFVAYTSVAHFGFIALGIFAFSSQAQSGAVLYMVNHGISTGMLFLVVGMVIARGGSRLIQDYGGMSRVTPVLAGLFLVAGLSSLALPGTNSFVSEFLVLIGSFPREPVYTVLAAIGMILAALYVLWVYQRIMQGPLRGDALTGLAGGPGAAVDPTSESLLTKIKSKVPDLSAREVGVLAPLVVLIVVLGFYPAPVLEVITPSVEATMTEVGLSDPVTGTDSGVGPEATGQEGD
- the nuoE gene encoding NADH-quinone oxidoreductase subunit NuoE, which codes for MAKPDASVFDGIREKAAQVVARYPQSRSALLPLLHLVQSVEGCVTQGGIAFCAEQLELSTAEVSAVATFYTMYKRRPCGEHLVSVCTNALCATLGGDDIYARLKERLGVGHEETSGEPGAPGSITLEHAECLAACDLGPVLQVNYEYFDNQTPESATELVEALQRGERPAPTRGAPLTDFKQAELQLAGFFDGRDGDLAGPSAAPETVRGARLAAERSWTAPPMPEDVDLPPVPEKK
- a CDS encoding NADH-quinone oxidoreductase subunit J, coding for MRSSVLAAVPAPQPGSEPVADVIGTGEAIAFWILGPAALLGALGMIFARNAVHSALWLVMTMLSLGVMYMVQQAPFLGIVQIIVYTGAIMMLFLFVLMLVGRDSADSVVEVLRGQRLLAALFGIGFGILAVGALVRSLDAVDSVGLDQVNGAPGGNVGAIGESLFTDYLWPFELTGALLVVATVGALVFVLVDKRDKVKLTQRERVEARFRGELSRPSPLPGPGVFATANSVATPALLPDGSVAPESLSDLIESTALERLDAETASVSGSVPGPGARELTGDDGSVAAQEDSDATTTSEKASDADSVESKRSAASDAAEATDTSSEEGRA